One genomic region from Nocardia vinacea encodes:
- a CDS encoding helix-turn-helix domain-containing protein → MDALVVRLSQLDVEAEGALRVVMFYDTLMRRRVDLPALARASAVLAECVTGIRLHGAGRVIRFASDGREVSGPPPSASTTGSIILDEEEIGTVWLERTGDSRSLDELLLERLAIAAAAVVERYGPARTTMADPALVELVISADGDEAARARALRLLGFAVDLPVRVVAVRSQLPLDQVGGLICPARPVKAAPLADVGVILATTVDPARFPAGVRAGIGAADCPDRSWREARTALRFATARSPIVHYDDLGALALLAQVPRDAARDNADVAAIARMASTSEDLETLDAYCATGSLRRAAELLHLHHSSVARRLEQIEKMTGIELAEPTGLLRARLALTAWRLLDETLHERIPKD, encoded by the coding sequence ATGGATGCCTTGGTGGTCCGATTGTCGCAGTTGGATGTGGAAGCGGAAGGCGCGTTGCGTGTCGTGATGTTCTACGACACCCTGATGCGCCGGCGGGTGGATCTCCCGGCGCTGGCTCGGGCCTCGGCGGTCCTGGCCGAGTGTGTGACCGGGATTCGACTGCACGGCGCGGGACGAGTGATCCGATTCGCATCCGACGGGCGGGAAGTGTCGGGTCCGCCGCCGTCCGCGTCCACCACTGGGTCGATCATCCTCGACGAGGAGGAGATCGGCACGGTCTGGCTGGAACGCACCGGCGACTCCCGCTCGCTCGACGAACTGCTGTTGGAGCGGCTCGCTATCGCAGCGGCGGCGGTCGTCGAGCGATACGGCCCGGCACGCACCACCATGGCCGACCCGGCCCTGGTCGAACTGGTGATCAGCGCCGACGGCGACGAGGCGGCCAGGGCTCGGGCATTGCGGCTCTTGGGTTTTGCCGTCGACCTGCCGGTGCGCGTCGTGGCCGTTCGGTCTCAGCTTCCGCTCGACCAGGTCGGCGGCCTGATCTGCCCAGCCCGCCCGGTGAAGGCGGCACCGCTGGCCGATGTGGGCGTCATCCTGGCTACCACTGTGGACCCGGCCCGGTTTCCGGCAGGCGTACGCGCGGGCATCGGCGCCGCCGATTGCCCCGACCGGTCCTGGCGGGAAGCCCGTACCGCCCTGCGTTTCGCCACCGCGCGTAGCCCGATCGTCCACTACGACGACCTCGGGGCGCTGGCACTACTCGCGCAGGTACCCCGGGACGCTGCGCGCGACAACGCTGATGTGGCCGCGATCGCCCGAATGGCAAGCACCTCGGAAGATCTGGAGACACTCGACGCCTACTGTGCCACCGGCTCGCTGCGCCGGGCGGCCGAGTTGCTGCACCTGCACCACAGCAGCGTCGCCCGTCGCCTCGAACAGATCGAAAAGATGACGGGTATCGAACTCGCCGAGCCCACTGGACTGTTGCGGGCCAGGCTCGCGCTCACGGCGTGGCGGCTGCTCGACGAGACCCTCCACGAACGCATACCCAAGGACTGA
- a CDS encoding serine/threonine-protein kinase — translation MVVEPNDRFAGFVVQARLGHGGSSDVYLAEDLERARPVSLKILGPEDSRSPEARARFVHEFDILSVLRHPNIVRMYTHGETDGRLWSAHEYVAGTTGATLVPMPHRQPDLRRVLHVLARVAAGLDFVHANDIVHLDVKPANLLVGPDDPATVKLSDFDQTRWLHRPEPPLATNGFVVVSVPYAAPELLQAGAVCPATDQYALISTAIELLTGRPPFPRGNLMATAQAHLHDPPPDISARRHWIPPEVDSIVHRSLAKDPNARYNTCTEPIALLTEALHETRPGSPFLMRLNTAFTRSVLRR, via the coding sequence GTGGTAGTGGAACCGAATGACCGGTTTGCTGGATTCGTTGTGCAGGCTCGGCTTGGTCATGGCGGTAGCAGTGATGTGTATCTGGCCGAGGATCTGGAACGGGCGCGGCCGGTATCGCTGAAGATTCTGGGTCCCGAGGACAGTCGGTCACCCGAGGCGCGTGCGCGATTCGTGCACGAGTTCGACATCCTGTCCGTGCTGCGGCATCCCAATATCGTGCGGATGTACACGCACGGTGAAACCGACGGCAGGCTGTGGTCGGCGCACGAGTACGTGGCAGGTACAACAGGGGCGACATTGGTGCCGATGCCGCACCGACAGCCGGACCTGCGGCGGGTGCTGCACGTGCTGGCTCGGGTCGCGGCGGGTTTGGATTTCGTGCACGCCAACGACATCGTCCATCTCGACGTCAAACCGGCGAATCTATTGGTGGGCCCGGACGACCCTGCGACGGTGAAACTTTCGGATTTCGACCAGACCCGATGGCTGCACCGGCCCGAACCGCCCCTGGCCACAAACGGTTTCGTCGTCGTCTCGGTGCCGTACGCCGCGCCCGAACTGCTGCAGGCAGGCGCAGTATGCCCGGCGACGGACCAGTACGCGCTGATCTCCACGGCCATCGAACTGCTCACCGGCCGCCCGCCGTTCCCCCGCGGAAATCTCATGGCCACCGCGCAGGCCCACCTGCACGATCCGCCTCCCGATATCTCTGCACGCCGGCACTGGATCCCACCCGAGGTCGACTCGATCGTGCACCGTTCGCTCGCAAAGGATCCGAATGCCCGCTACAACACCTGCACGGAACCTATCGCCCTACTCACCGAGGCCCTCCACGAGACCCGGCCAGGCAGCCCCTTCCTGATGCGATTGAACACGGCGTTCACCCGATCGGTGCTACGCCGGTAG
- a CDS encoding alpha/beta hydrolase, which produces MDPELEPFVSLFPPSDLSDPPTARKRLAELAAAVPVTDAVNLEIENRTVPADPDVPVRIYRPHQAQGAIVWLHGGGFVMGDLDTEHPWATMLANGSGATVISVGYRLAPENPFPAAHNDIYAVLDWTAEHATELGIDPTRIAIGGHSAGAGLAAAVALRARDEQGPPIRFQLLHQAGLDDRQETWSQRNFTDTPFVTRDKVAQMWGHFLGSTPATPYAAPARANDLSGLPPAYIAAAEFCPNRDEDIDYALRLMAAGVSVELHQWPGTFHGSQAILSAEVSQRQNAELAGALRRALAE; this is translated from the coding sequence ATGGATCCCGAACTCGAACCATTCGTCTCGCTCTTCCCGCCGTCCGACCTGTCCGACCCGCCCACCGCGCGTAAACGGCTCGCCGAGCTGGCCGCCGCGGTGCCGGTTACCGACGCCGTGAACCTGGAGATCGAAAATCGCACGGTCCCAGCCGATCCCGATGTGCCGGTGCGGATCTATCGTCCGCACCAGGCCCAGGGCGCCATCGTGTGGCTGCACGGCGGCGGATTCGTGATGGGTGATCTGGACACCGAACATCCGTGGGCCACGATGCTCGCCAACGGCTCCGGCGCGACCGTGATCTCGGTGGGCTACCGGCTTGCCCCTGAAAACCCGTTCCCAGCCGCACACAATGACATCTACGCGGTGCTGGACTGGACCGCCGAGCACGCAACCGAACTCGGCATCGACCCGACGCGCATCGCGATCGGCGGCCACAGCGCGGGCGCTGGTCTCGCGGCCGCGGTGGCGTTGCGGGCGCGCGACGAGCAAGGGCCGCCGATCCGTTTCCAATTGCTCCACCAGGCCGGACTCGACGACCGGCAGGAGACGTGGTCGCAGCGGAATTTCACCGATACGCCGTTCGTGACTCGCGACAAGGTCGCGCAAATGTGGGGGCATTTCCTGGGCTCCACGCCCGCAACGCCGTACGCGGCTCCGGCGCGAGCCAACGATCTGTCCGGCCTGCCACCCGCTTACATCGCCGCCGCGGAGTTCTGCCCGAATCGCGACGAAGACATCGACTACGCATTGCGCCTGATGGCGGCTGGCGTGTCGGTCGAGTTGCACCAGTGGCCCGGCACGTTCCATGGCTCCCAGGCGATCCTGTCCGCGGAGGTGTCACAGCGGCAGAACGCCGAACTGGCCGGAGCCCTGCGGCGCGCCTTGGCCGAGTGA
- a CDS encoding ParA family protein, translated as MSAVNASEHSVPRAEAQVIALCNQKGGVGKTTSTINLGAALAECGRRVLLVDLDPQGALSAGLGAVLNDLRSTVYDLLGGSGLLIDEVLIKTHVDNVDLLPSNIDLSAAEIRLVNEVGREHALRRVLDPIRDRYDYILIDCQPSLSLLTVNALACADGVIVPMECEFFSLRGVALLTDTMDKVRDRLNPGLSLFGIVVTMFDQRLLHARQVLARVAEVFGDQVYETVISRTVRFPDASIAGEPITTWAPRSAGAEQYRALAREVIHRSVR; from the coding sequence AAGGCGGCGTCGGCAAGACCACCTCGACCATCAATCTGGGCGCAGCGCTAGCCGAATGCGGGCGGCGAGTGCTGCTGGTGGACCTCGATCCGCAGGGTGCGTTGTCCGCGGGGTTGGGCGCGGTTCTGAATGATCTGCGATCGACGGTATACGACCTGCTCGGGGGATCGGGATTGCTGATCGACGAGGTGTTGATCAAGACTCATGTCGACAACGTCGACCTCCTGCCGAGCAATATCGATCTGTCCGCGGCGGAGATTCGGTTGGTCAACGAGGTCGGCCGGGAACATGCACTGCGGCGGGTACTCGACCCGATCCGGGACCGCTACGACTACATACTCATCGACTGTCAGCCATCCTTGAGCCTGCTCACCGTGAACGCGCTGGCCTGTGCGGACGGTGTGATCGTCCCGATGGAGTGCGAGTTCTTCTCGCTGCGCGGGGTCGCGCTGCTCACCGACACCATGGACAAGGTCCGGGACCGGCTGAACCCGGGGCTGAGCCTGTTCGGCATCGTGGTCACGATGTTCGATCAGCGCCTGCTGCATGCGCGTCAGGTGCTGGCCCGGGTCGCCGAGGTCTTCGGCGATCAGGTCTACGAGACGGTGATCTCGCGGACGGTCCGGTTCCCCGACGCCAGCATTGCCGGTGAACCCATCACCACCTGGGCGCCTCGATCCGCCGGCGCCGAGCAATACCGGGCCTTGGCCCGCGAGGTCATCCACCGATCCGTCCGCTGA
- a CDS encoding MFS transporter, with amino-acid sequence MTTCRQDEISVELSSLRPLLFTVYVPAAAYGIGMGAAAPVMTLTALDLGASVAVAGFCVALVGLGQIIGDIPAGQVVSRLGERVSIIGASTAGVIGVLLCVLATTVPILCGGLVIVGLSNAIWGLARMSYLSEAVPFERRARAMSLFGGSMRFGFFVGPFLGAAAIMGIGTRGGFVVQLIAIAVAGWLMARLPDPRTSAVGTIRQPPLSLLGVGRAHRKLLLTLGAGSLLMGAARSSREAVLPLWADHLGTTAATASLIFGIGAGLDVLCAYPAGHLMDRYGRRFIAVPSLTILALTYFAVPLTDSALTLGIVAVVMGIGNGIGNGVIMTIGADIAPAATRAEFLAAWRLTHDGGFFAGPLAISGLAAVGPLAVAVLTIGAVSALGAVVMGRYIPVYIPWPNQIDRKVAAQ; translated from the coding sequence ATGACGACCTGCCGACAAGATGAGATATCGGTTGAACTGAGCTCGCTGCGGCCGCTGTTGTTCACCGTTTATGTACCCGCGGCGGCGTACGGGATCGGTATGGGGGCTGCGGCGCCGGTCATGACATTGACAGCGCTCGACTTGGGCGCATCGGTGGCGGTAGCCGGATTCTGTGTCGCGCTGGTCGGGCTCGGACAGATAATCGGCGATATTCCCGCTGGTCAGGTCGTATCCCGGCTCGGTGAGCGGGTGTCGATCATCGGTGCGAGCACTGCGGGCGTCATCGGTGTCCTATTGTGCGTGCTCGCGACGACGGTGCCGATCTTATGTGGGGGACTGGTGATCGTCGGGCTGTCCAATGCGATCTGGGGCCTGGCCCGGATGAGCTATTTGTCGGAGGCCGTGCCATTCGAACGCAGAGCGCGGGCAATGTCGCTATTCGGCGGTTCCATGCGGTTCGGTTTCTTCGTCGGTCCATTTCTCGGTGCCGCCGCGATCATGGGAATCGGCACACGCGGCGGATTCGTCGTCCAATTGATTGCGATAGCGGTGGCCGGATGGCTGATGGCCCGGCTTCCGGACCCGCGGACCTCGGCCGTCGGGACGATCCGGCAACCGCCGCTGTCCTTACTGGGCGTCGGCAGAGCTCATCGCAAACTATTGCTGACGCTGGGCGCGGGTTCGTTGCTGATGGGTGCCGCGCGTTCGTCGCGGGAAGCCGTGCTGCCGTTGTGGGCCGATCACCTCGGCACCACCGCCGCCACGGCCAGTCTGATCTTCGGCATCGGGGCCGGTCTGGATGTACTGTGCGCGTATCCGGCGGGCCATCTGATGGACCGGTACGGCAGACGATTCATCGCCGTACCGTCGCTGACCATCCTGGCCCTCACGTACTTCGCTGTGCCGCTGACTGATTCGGCACTCACTCTCGGCATCGTCGCGGTGGTCATGGGGATCGGGAACGGGATCGGCAACGGTGTCATCATGACCATCGGCGCCGATATCGCCCCTGCCGCCACCCGTGCCGAATTCCTTGCCGCGTGGCGGCTCACCCATGACGGCGGCTTTTTCGCCGGTCCGCTGGCGATCAGCGGATTGGCGGCGGTCGGTCCACTGGCTGTCGCGGTCCTGACCATCGGCGCCGTGTCGGCGCTCGGCGCCGTCGTCATGGGGCGATACATCCCCGTCTACATCCCCTGGCCCAACCAGATCGACCGAAAGGTGGCCGCACAATGA
- a CDS encoding NAD(P)/FAD-dependent oxidoreductase, with amino-acid sequence MSRRGNRRVGDHAVVLGGGIAGLFAARILADHYAAVTVVERDRLSAAETKRRGTPQSQHSHGLLMRAADIAESRFPGLIDELITDGAKAVSAFDDFRAIFFGNVLYRAELGRTSVAASRPFLESHVRARVSALPNVTIWDDAVVAELVASDTGVGGVRVMRRETDGEPEPVHADLVVDAMGRGSRAGAWLESLGYPRPREDQVPVDIGYATCHFRLPLDAVGGDRIVLVGPMPNRPRGFGFAAQEGDLWVLSAFGVGKENHPPASPDALLDYAAECAPDDVATVIRCAIPVDDVATYRFRTAVWRRYELLDRVPGGILSIGDAVCSFNPIYGSGMTVAAIAADLLDEVLQQGTDDLPRRYYRRVGRMLRTPWWLTKVSDMTMPPVEIGSPGVKSLAHSGLNRMFRAAADDPATAAKFLDVLNMTKSPLHMFDPRVAAATMGLHRLRGRRTA; translated from the coding sequence GTGAGTCGAAGGGGTAACCGCCGCGTCGGGGACCATGCGGTCGTACTCGGTGGCGGGATCGCAGGTCTGTTCGCGGCCCGAATTCTGGCTGACCACTATGCGGCGGTGACCGTTGTCGAGCGAGATCGGTTGTCGGCCGCGGAAACCAAACGCCGCGGCACTCCGCAATCGCAACATTCCCACGGCCTGCTGATGCGCGCCGCCGATATCGCCGAGTCCCGGTTTCCCGGCCTGATCGACGAGCTCATCACCGATGGCGCGAAGGCCGTCAGCGCATTCGACGATTTCCGGGCGATCTTCTTCGGAAACGTCCTGTATCGCGCCGAATTGGGCAGAACGTCCGTTGCCGCCAGCCGGCCATTTCTGGAATCGCATGTGCGTGCCCGGGTATCGGCGCTGCCGAATGTGACGATATGGGACGACGCTGTCGTCGCCGAACTGGTCGCCTCCGATACCGGTGTCGGCGGAGTGCGGGTGATGCGCCGGGAGACCGACGGCGAACCGGAGCCTGTCCATGCCGATCTGGTGGTCGACGCGATGGGCCGTGGTTCACGAGCTGGTGCCTGGCTCGAGTCGCTGGGGTACCCACGGCCACGCGAAGATCAGGTGCCCGTCGATATCGGCTATGCCACTTGCCATTTCCGCCTGCCGCTGGACGCCGTCGGCGGCGATCGGATCGTCCTGGTGGGACCGATGCCGAACCGACCGCGCGGGTTCGGGTTCGCGGCACAGGAAGGGGATTTATGGGTGCTCTCGGCGTTCGGCGTCGGGAAGGAAAATCACCCACCGGCGAGTCCGGACGCACTGCTGGATTACGCCGCCGAGTGCGCACCCGACGATGTCGCTACCGTAATTCGCTGCGCGATACCTGTCGACGACGTAGCGACCTACCGGTTCCGCACGGCGGTATGGCGCCGGTACGAACTGCTGGATCGCGTTCCGGGAGGAATACTTTCGATCGGCGATGCGGTGTGCAGTTTCAATCCGATCTATGGCAGCGGAATGACTGTCGCGGCCATTGCGGCGGATCTACTCGATGAGGTACTCCAGCAGGGGACCGACGATCTGCCACGCCGATACTATCGCCGCGTCGGCCGCATGCTGCGCACCCCGTGGTGGCTGACAAAGGTCAGCGATATGACGATGCCCCCCGTCGAGATCGGCTCACCAGGGGTGAAATCACTTGCGCATTCAGGCTTGAACAGGATGTTCCGGGCAGCGGCGGACGATCCGGCGACTGCGGCGAAATTCCTCGACGTGCTGAATATGACGAAATCCCCACTGCACATGTTCGATCCACGTGTCGCCGCCGCGACGATGGGATTGCATCGTCTTCGAGGACGCCGTACCGCGTAG